The following proteins are co-located in the Echinicola sp. 20G genome:
- a CDS encoding 6-bladed beta-propeller, with product MNRRQFAKFSVLASSAIAFPNINYGKERSSKNPIIGHGDFKYKVYQDWGTQSPLKYPVKDCHEMVQDKKGRLILLTNETKNNVIFYSRSGKVLKTWGHDFPGAHGLTLHQEGEEEFLYITDHDRHQVFKTTLDGKILLTLDFPKETGVYDKPEQYRPTETAIGPNGDIYVTDGYGQSYVIQYSSKGEYIRHFGGRGNEENQLKQAHGICLDTRNPDNLELLVTSRGAKEFKRFTLDGKYLATIKTPGCAINRGVIKGKNLYFSVLETKTPWAYDGMVIVLNENNEIVSAPGGSAPKYIDGMLQNMVSDNISFMNPHDVCIDEDENIYVPQWLSGRTYPVKLERV from the coding sequence ATGAACAGAAGACAATTTGCTAAATTCAGTGTTTTAGCATCGAGTGCTATAGCTTTTCCCAACATCAATTATGGCAAAGAAAGATCATCAAAAAACCCCATCATTGGCCATGGTGATTTTAAGTATAAGGTCTACCAAGACTGGGGAACCCAAAGTCCTTTAAAATATCCGGTCAAAGATTGCCATGAAATGGTTCAGGATAAAAAAGGCCGATTGATTTTACTTACCAACGAAACCAAAAATAATGTTATCTTTTATAGTCGTTCAGGAAAGGTATTGAAAACTTGGGGGCATGATTTTCCCGGTGCTCACGGTCTGACTTTGCATCAGGAAGGTGAAGAGGAATTCTTGTACATCACTGATCATGACCGACATCAAGTTTTCAAGACTACTTTGGATGGAAAAATCCTCCTTACACTGGATTTCCCCAAAGAAACCGGTGTCTACGACAAACCTGAACAATATCGCCCCACAGAAACCGCTATTGGCCCTAACGGGGACATATATGTAACTGATGGTTATGGTCAAAGTTACGTGATACAATATTCGTCCAAGGGGGAGTACATCAGGCACTTTGGCGGACGTGGAAATGAAGAGAACCAACTAAAGCAAGCCCATGGAATTTGCTTGGACACCAGAAATCCGGATAACCTGGAATTGCTGGTTACCTCACGAGGTGCTAAGGAATTCAAAAGATTTACCTTAGACGGCAAATACCTAGCAACCATCAAAACACCTGGCTGTGCCATTAACCGTGGAGTGATCAAGGGAAAAAACCTTTACTTCTCCGTGCTGGAGACTAAGACCCCTTGGGCCTATGACGGGATGGTCATTGTACTCAATGAAAACAACGAAATTGTTTCTGCTCCTGGAGGATCAGCGCCAAAGTACATCGATGGTATGCTTCAGAATATGGTCTCGGATAACATAAGCTTTATGAATCCACATGATGTTTGCATAGATGAGGATGAAAACATCTATGTACCTCAGTGGCTTTCTGGAAGAACCTATCCTGTCAAGCTAGAAAGAGTCTAA
- a CDS encoding DUF1501 domain-containing protein: protein MNIFEEEQYRQAELNTRRQFLRKCISGMGGIALGSLMGSALTSCGSDSSSSGLVRSSDNPMGALPSHFLPKAKRVIYLHMAGAPSQLELFDYKPELQKLDGLDCPPSLLEGKRFAFIKGTPKMLGPQFNFAQHGQSGAWMSDRLPHLSSCVDDMTFLKAMHTNEFNHAPAQLLLQTGSARLGKPSMGSWVTYGLGSENQNLPGFMVLVSGGKTPSAGKSIWGSGFLPTVYQGVQCRSKGDPVLYLSDPKGMSKALREQSIQAINKLNQKQFEEIGDPEIMTRISQYEMAFKMQTSVPETMDIKDEPEYIHKMYGTQPGQSSFANNCLLARRLAEKGVRFIQLYHWGWDAHGAAKSEAINHGFKERCHEVDQPIAALLKDLKQRGLLDDTLVVWGGEFGRTPMRENRGGKEMKFVGRDHHLEAFTTWMAGGGIKPGMTYGETDEIGYYGIKDRVHVHDLQATILHQLGLNHEKLTYHFQGRDFRLTDVHGEVVKKIIA from the coding sequence ATGAATATATTTGAGGAAGAACAATATAGACAGGCCGAACTCAATACCCGCCGGCAATTCCTAAGGAAATGCATCTCAGGAATGGGAGGAATTGCTTTAGGCTCCTTAATGGGTAGCGCCCTGACCAGCTGTGGAAGCGATTCCAGCAGCTCAGGACTGGTCAGAAGCAGTGATAATCCGATGGGTGCCCTTCCTTCCCACTTTTTACCCAAAGCCAAAAGGGTTATTTACCTCCACATGGCAGGAGCTCCTTCCCAGTTGGAATTATTTGATTACAAGCCTGAACTTCAAAAACTGGACGGTCTGGATTGTCCTCCATCTCTTTTGGAAGGAAAAAGATTTGCCTTTATCAAAGGCACTCCTAAGATGCTTGGCCCTCAATTTAATTTTGCCCAGCACGGTCAATCCGGGGCTTGGATGTCTGATCGCCTTCCCCACCTTTCCAGCTGTGTGGATGATATGACCTTCCTCAAGGCCATGCACACCAATGAATTCAACCATGCTCCTGCCCAGCTGCTGCTCCAAACCGGTAGTGCCAGATTGGGTAAGCCCAGTATGGGTTCATGGGTCACTTATGGACTAGGTTCTGAAAACCAAAACCTTCCTGGGTTTATGGTCTTGGTATCTGGAGGAAAAACCCCTAGTGCCGGTAAGAGTATCTGGGGCAGTGGCTTCTTACCTACCGTCTATCAAGGGGTACAATGCCGCTCCAAAGGTGATCCCGTGCTTTATCTTTCTGATCCAAAAGGGATGAGCAAGGCTTTGCGCGAGCAGTCCATCCAAGCCATCAACAAGCTCAACCAAAAGCAATTCGAGGAAATCGGAGATCCTGAAATCATGACCCGAATTTCCCAATATGAAATGGCCTTTAAGATGCAAACCTCTGTCCCGGAAACCATGGATATCAAGGACGAACCAGAATACATCCATAAAATGTATGGTACCCAACCTGGCCAATCCTCCTTTGCCAACAACTGCCTTTTGGCTAGGAGGCTGGCAGAAAAAGGGGTTCGCTTTATCCAGCTTTACCACTGGGGATGGGATGCCCATGGAGCTGCTAAGAGTGAAGCAATCAACCATGGGTTCAAAGAACGCTGCCATGAAGTAGATCAACCCATTGCTGCCCTGCTGAAAGACCTCAAACAAAGAGGCCTTTTGGATGACACCTTGGTGGTATGGGGTGGAGAATTTGGCAGAACACCGATGAGGGAAAACCGAGGTGGCAAAGAAATGAAATTCGTTGGTCGTGACCATCACTTGGAGGCTTTCACTACTTGGATGGCCGGTGGCGGTATCAAACCAGGCATGACCTATGGTGAAACCGATGAGATTGGCTATTATGGAATCAAAGACCGTGTCCATGTCCACGACCTTCAAGCGACCATCCTGCATCAGTTGGGATTGAACCATGAAAAGCTCACCTACCATTTCCAAGGTCGGGACTTTAGGCTGACCGATGTTCATGGAGAAGTGGTGAAAAAAATCATTGCCTAA
- a CDS encoding 6-bladed beta-propeller, translating into MKKNNQFDRRKFIKSSSALVTSSFLLPNINFGMSKNPEDEIIGHGDFKYKVNKNWGTQDPAKYPVKDCHEMVQDKQGRLILLTNETKNNVIFYDRSGKILKTWGNDFPGAHGLTLHEEGGEEFLYITDHDRHQVFKTTLDGRILLVLDYPKETGMYEGPSQYKPTETAIGPNGDIYVADGYGKSYVIQYSPKGEYIRHFAGQGNGEAQVKQAHGVCLDTRKGTPELLVTSRAAQEFKRFNLNGEHLETITTPGAWICRPVIKGDNLYFAVIVSKSWENYDGFVMVLDKDNKVVSSPGGTKPTYVDGKLQVSEHIGQAFMNPHDVCIDQDENIYVPQWASEKTYPILLERV; encoded by the coding sequence ATGAAGAAGAACAACCAATTTGACCGAAGAAAATTTATAAAATCCAGCTCTGCCCTGGTAACCTCCAGCTTTTTACTGCCCAATATCAACTTTGGAATGAGCAAAAATCCAGAAGATGAAATCATCGGGCATGGTGACTTCAAATACAAAGTCAACAAAAACTGGGGTACACAAGACCCCGCCAAGTACCCTGTAAAAGACTGCCATGAGATGGTACAGGACAAGCAGGGCCGATTGATCCTGCTTACCAATGAAACCAAAAACAATGTCATCTTCTATGACCGCTCCGGTAAAATCCTCAAAACCTGGGGCAATGACTTCCCGGGTGCCCATGGCCTGACCTTGCATGAAGAAGGTGGAGAGGAATTCCTTTATATCACCGATCATGACCGTCATCAAGTTTTCAAGACGACCTTGGACGGTAGGATCCTTTTGGTATTGGACTACCCCAAAGAGACAGGCATGTATGAAGGGCCCAGCCAATACAAACCTACCGAAACCGCCATCGGCCCCAATGGAGATATCTATGTCGCAGATGGTTATGGCAAAAGCTACGTCATCCAATACTCCCCAAAAGGAGAATATATCCGTCACTTTGCCGGACAAGGCAATGGAGAGGCGCAGGTCAAGCAAGCCCATGGCGTATGTTTGGATACCCGAAAAGGAACACCTGAGCTTTTGGTCACTTCCCGTGCAGCCCAGGAATTTAAGCGCTTCAACCTGAATGGTGAACATTTGGAAACCATCACCACACCCGGTGCCTGGATCTGTCGTCCGGTGATCAAAGGAGACAACCTTTACTTTGCCGTGATTGTCTCCAAAAGCTGGGAGAATTACGATGGCTTTGTAATGGTCTTGGACAAAGACAATAAAGTGGTGTCTTCACCAGGTGGTACCAAGCCTACTTATGTGGATGGTAAGCTTCAAGTCAGCGAACATATAGGCCAGGCCTTTATGAATCCCCATGATGTTTGCATCGACCAAGATGAAAATATCTATGTCCCCCAGTGGGCCTCCGAAAAAACTTACCCGATCCTATTGGAAAGGGTTTAA
- a CDS encoding PSD1 and planctomycete cytochrome C domain-containing protein, producing MMTRYLIFFLSIFTVGILTFFSCNNQEEKVDFNAEVRPILNSKCITCHGGVKQSGDFSLLFESEALAATKSGHPAIIPGDAEGSEMIKRILEDDPEQRMPPEGPSLSKDEVNILKKWINQGAKWEDHWSFVAPEKPELPQADLQEWEENPIDHFVLDKIEEKGLSPSPQADANTLARRLSLDIIGLPPTPEMVQKLNSDPSLKNYESLVDELLDAPQFGEKWASMWLDLARYADSKGYEKDLHRDMWKYRDWVIKAFNQDMPFDQFTIEQLAGDLLPNPSKDQLIATGFHRNTMTNDEGGTDDEEFRVAAVLDRVNTTWEVWQGITFACVQCHSHPYDPIKHDEYYEFYAFFNNTADEDSYPVEKPVIPVYTEVDNQKREELLNWIDSVKSNKVNYRFASTIKEKEAELNEIKQYTLPVMQELPEEERRKTFVFERGNWTTHGKEVTPGVPGSMPNLESNTKPDRLSMAKWLVSEENPLTARVMVNRIWGQLFGKGLVETQEDFGSQGIEPTHPELLDWLAIEWMQKDQWHLKALIKRIVMSATYRQSSEVSPKTLKIDAANDYLSRAPRVRLSAEQVRDQALAVSGLLSDKMYGPSVMPYQPEGIWQAVYNGSSWEKSKGEDQYRRAVYTYLRRTSPYPSMTAFDGPSREFCVNRRIDTNTPLQALVTLNDAVFVEAAQEVAKKMQAAADQTKDQIIYGYELALFQSPSEEDMKILMELYTNAHSHFETTGKGLENMDNKTTDPALNSLTVVANAILNLDKFITKN from the coding sequence ATGATGACACGATATTTAATCTTTTTTTTAAGCATCTTTACGGTGGGAATATTGACCTTTTTTTCTTGCAACAATCAAGAAGAAAAAGTTGATTTTAATGCTGAAGTCCGCCCTATCCTAAACAGCAAGTGTATTACTTGCCATGGAGGGGTAAAACAATCTGGTGACTTTAGTTTGCTTTTTGAATCTGAAGCTTTGGCAGCCACTAAATCCGGACACCCTGCCATCATTCCAGGTGATGCAGAAGGAAGCGAGATGATCAAAAGGATTTTGGAGGATGATCCTGAACAGCGTATGCCACCAGAAGGCCCATCGCTTAGCAAAGATGAAGTCAATATCCTAAAAAAATGGATCAATCAAGGTGCGAAGTGGGAAGACCATTGGTCATTTGTCGCACCAGAAAAACCCGAATTGCCACAAGCTGACCTTCAAGAATGGGAAGAAAATCCAATTGATCATTTTGTATTGGATAAAATAGAAGAGAAAGGACTTTCTCCATCTCCACAGGCTGATGCCAACACTTTGGCAAGAAGGCTGTCCCTTGACATTATTGGGCTTCCGCCTACTCCAGAGATGGTCCAAAAACTAAATAGTGACCCTTCTCTGAAGAATTATGAAAGCTTGGTGGATGAACTTTTGGATGCTCCCCAATTTGGAGAAAAATGGGCTTCCATGTGGTTGGATTTGGCCCGGTATGCTGACTCCAAGGGCTATGAAAAAGACCTCCACCGTGATATGTGGAAATACAGAGATTGGGTCATTAAAGCCTTTAATCAGGACATGCCTTTTGATCAGTTTACCATAGAACAGTTGGCCGGAGACTTATTGCCCAACCCAAGCAAAGACCAATTGATCGCTACAGGCTTCCACAGAAACACCATGACCAATGATGAAGGGGGGACCGATGATGAGGAGTTCCGTGTTGCTGCAGTTTTGGACAGGGTAAACACTACCTGGGAAGTTTGGCAAGGCATCACCTTTGCCTGTGTCCAATGCCATAGTCACCCCTATGACCCCATTAAACATGATGAATACTATGAGTTTTATGCCTTTTTCAACAACACCGCTGATGAGGACAGTTATCCCGTAGAGAAACCTGTTATACCAGTGTATACCGAGGTGGATAACCAGAAAAGGGAAGAACTTCTCAATTGGATAGACTCTGTCAAATCCAACAAAGTGAATTACAGGTTCGCCTCAACCATCAAAGAAAAAGAAGCGGAACTCAATGAGATCAAGCAATACACCTTGCCAGTTATGCAGGAACTTCCCGAGGAGGAAAGAAGGAAAACTTTTGTTTTCGAAAGAGGTAACTGGACTACCCATGGGAAGGAAGTGACCCCAGGTGTCCCTGGCTCCATGCCCAATTTGGAATCCAATACCAAACCTGACAGGCTTTCCATGGCGAAATGGTTGGTTAGTGAAGAAAACCCATTGACTGCTAGGGTGATGGTCAACAGGATCTGGGGACAGTTATTTGGAAAAGGCCTCGTAGAAACCCAAGAGGATTTCGGTTCTCAGGGAATTGAGCCTACCCACCCCGAGTTATTGGACTGGTTGGCCATCGAATGGATGCAAAAAGACCAGTGGCACCTAAAAGCATTGATCAAAAGGATCGTCATGTCAGCCACCTATAGACAATCCTCAGAGGTAAGCCCGAAAACCCTTAAAATAGACGCTGCCAATGACTATTTATCCAGGGCACCAAGGGTAAGGTTATCTGCTGAGCAAGTCAGGGATCAGGCTTTGGCGGTCAGTGGTTTATTGAGCGATAAAATGTACGGGCCATCCGTAATGCCTTATCAGCCAGAAGGTATCTGGCAAGCCGTATACAATGGTAGTTCCTGGGAAAAAAGTAAAGGAGAAGACCAATACAGAAGAGCCGTCTACACTTACTTGCGAAGGACCAGCCCATACCCATCCATGACGGCTTTTGATGGGCCTAGCCGAGAGTTTTGTGTCAATCGAAGAATCGACACCAATACACCACTACAAGCCTTGGTTACCCTAAATGATGCGGTATTTGTAGAAGCAGCACAAGAGGTTGCCAAAAAGATGCAAGCTGCCGCAGATCAGACCAAAGATCAAATTATTTATGGCTATGAACTTGCGCTTTTCCAATCTCCATCAGAAGAAGACATGAAAATCTTGATGGAACTGTATACCAATGCCCATTCGCATTTTGAGACTACTGGGAAAGGCCTGGAAAACATGGACAATAAAACCACTGACCCAGCATTGAACTCGCTTACCGTAGTGGCCAATGCCATATTGAATTTGGATAAGTTCATCACTAAAAACTAA
- a CDS encoding c-type cytochrome domain-containing protein encodes MRKTVYLLLIFQLITIPILYAQGVDAAAEETSDLWLFIGRFHPLIVHLPIGFIMLAFLMEVMARWPKFKHLEQSVSFVLTLGILSSVGAAVFGYLLSLSGEYQGSTLDWHLWLGLSTLGFAIIALVLKVKQANTAYFTFLSASVICLTLTGHLGGNLTHGSDYLVRYMPNTLRAMTGMPPKPESKHKPITNLEEAIVFDDLIKPITDNSCESCHNAEKTKGNLRLDTKEGFLKGGENGPSLVPGQAAHSELIKRVKLPKDHEDVMPPEGKKPLSKEEIALLEWWINNDASFDKKVAEVEVPDDIKEILDALVNPQQSSLSPLYAMEVKPASQDEVETLKEMGFSVSPISAESPFIQVSYLISGQPLNDESIKAIKKVAKQTTWLNLGKAALADGQKFTFLKDFNHLTQLHLEKTAITDEEVKDLAQMEFLEYLNLYNTAITDKSVEPLTALKRLRKIYLWETQVSEDGKSSLQKAIPELAIIADGLPQNFDVPLDSLNDSTVIATK; translated from the coding sequence ATGAGAAAGACCGTTTACCTATTATTGATTTTTCAACTGATTACCATTCCTATTTTATATGCGCAAGGTGTGGATGCTGCTGCAGAAGAAACTTCAGACCTATGGTTGTTTATCGGTCGCTTTCACCCTTTGATCGTACATTTGCCAATTGGTTTTATCATGCTTGCCTTCCTGATGGAAGTCATGGCGAGGTGGCCCAAATTCAAGCATTTGGAGCAAAGTGTTTCCTTTGTCCTGACCTTGGGCATCTTGAGTTCGGTGGGTGCCGCTGTCTTTGGCTATCTGCTTTCCCTCAGTGGAGAATACCAAGGAAGCACCTTGGATTGGCACCTTTGGCTGGGCTTGTCCACCTTGGGTTTTGCCATCATTGCCTTGGTGTTAAAAGTAAAACAAGCCAATACCGCATACTTCACCTTTCTATCGGCCAGTGTCATTTGCTTGACCTTGACAGGACACCTTGGCGGTAATCTTACCCATGGCTCGGATTACCTAGTGCGGTATATGCCCAACACTCTTCGTGCCATGACGGGTATGCCACCCAAGCCAGAGAGCAAGCACAAGCCCATCACCAATTTGGAAGAAGCCATTGTCTTTGATGACCTGATCAAGCCTATCACGGACAATAGCTGTGAAAGCTGCCACAACGCCGAAAAAACCAAAGGAAACCTTAGGCTGGATACCAAAGAAGGATTCCTTAAAGGGGGTGAAAATGGCCCATCACTGGTGCCCGGACAAGCAGCCCACAGTGAGCTGATCAAAAGGGTTAAACTCCCCAAAGACCATGAAGATGTGATGCCTCCTGAAGGTAAAAAGCCCTTGAGCAAAGAGGAAATTGCCCTGCTGGAATGGTGGATCAATAATGACGCTTCCTTTGATAAGAAAGTCGCCGAAGTAGAAGTCCCTGATGATATCAAGGAAATCCTTGATGCCTTGGTCAATCCACAGCAATCCAGCCTGAGCCCTCTTTATGCCATGGAGGTCAAGCCTGCTTCTCAAGATGAGGTGGAAACACTAAAAGAAATGGGCTTTTCCGTTTCTCCTATTTCTGCAGAAAGCCCATTTATCCAAGTGAGCTATTTGATTTCAGGACAACCCCTGAACGATGAAAGCATAAAAGCCATAAAAAAAGTGGCCAAGCAAACCACTTGGCTTAATCTGGGCAAGGCAGCTTTGGCAGATGGGCAGAAATTCACCTTCCTGAAAGACTTCAACCACCTGACCCAATTGCATTTGGAAAAAACTGCCATCACGGACGAAGAAGTGAAGGACCTGGCCCAAATGGAATTTCTGGAATACCTGAACCTGTACAATACGGCCATTACGGACAAAAGTGTGGAACCCCTCACCGCCCTGAAAAGGCTGAGAAAGATTTACCTTTGGGAAACCCAAGTGAGTGAAGATGGAAAATCTTCCCTGCAAAAAGCCATCCCTGAGTTGGCCATTATCGCTGATGGACTTCCCCAAAACTTTGATGTCCCTTTGGACTCCCTCAATGACAGTACCGTCATTGCCACCAAATAA